The DNA region CCGGGTTGAGCGCACGACTGATCGACGGCAGCGCGAAGCTCAGCACGGTGTTGTCCACCGAGATGAGCAGGACCGGCAGCATCAGCACGGCGAGCGCGAGGAACCGTCGGGCGCGGCTGCCGGTGACGCGGGTGGCGATGGGACTGGTGAGCAGTGCGGACACGGCGGACTCCTGGGACTTCGAGCCGGACCTGGTCGACGGCGGGCGGTGCGTGGGGCAGACGAGACGGGACGCGGGATGGACACGCGCCCCGTCAGGACTCCGCCAGTGTACCGTCTGGACGGTTATGGTTGCAAATGCAACCAACCGGCTGACGGGAGGCCCGTGGCGGGCCCGCCACGCGCCTCCAGTCCGACGGCTGGTACCGCCCAGGGCGGGGAGGCCGTCGTCAGGCCGAGTCGCGGACCAGCAGGCTGTGGCGCACGGTGCGCTGCACCGCGGCGCCGTGCCGCGGCAGCTCACCGGCGAGCATGCCGAGCGCGAGCGTGAGGGCCTCGCGCGCGACGGCGTCGAGGTCGACCGCCAGGGTCGTCAGCATCGGCGACACCAGAGCGCCGAGCGGCAGGCCGTCGACGCCGACGACCCGGACCTGACCGGGGACGTCGACGCCCGCGCGGCGGCAGGCCTGCAGCACACCGAGCGCCATCACGTCGTTGAAGGCCAGGATCGCGTCGAGCCGGCGCTTCCGAGCCAGGATCCGCACCGTCTCGTCGGCACCGCACTCGGCGGTGCCGTGCGGCGCGTGCACGAGCTCCGGCAGGTAGCCGCGGCGGCGCAGCGCGTCCAGCATGAGCAGGCCGCGCGCGCTCGTGTGGTCCGGCGACGAGTTGTCGAGCACGACCGGGTGCCGCACCCCGGTCGCCACCAGGTGGTCGGCGAGGGCTTCGATCGCGTCGGTGGGGTCGATCCACACCGCTGCCGTGGGCGGGTCGGATGACGGGTCCAGCTCGACCATCGGCACGTTGCCGAGGAGCTCGCTCCACCGGTGCCGGCGCGAGCCGAGGTAGCCGATGACCACGTCGGTCTGCGCGCCGAGCGCCTGGACCATCCGGTCGGCGTCACTCGCCAGGTCGACGTCGGCGAGCATGACGTTCCACCCCTGCTCGGCAGCGAGCCGGAACACGGCGGACGCGAGCTGGGGCGTGTACGGGTTCCGCAGGTCGTTCACGACGAGCCCGAGCTGGTGGTCGCCGCCGGTGACCAGCCCGCGGCCGAACCGGGACGGCCGGTAGTCGAGCGACGCCGCGACGGCGAGCACTCGTTCCTTCGTGGTCGCGCTGATGCCGGACATGCCGTTCATCGCGCGGGTGACGGTCTGCCGGGACACCCCGGCGGCCGCGGCGACGTCGATGATCGTCGCGCGGCCGCCGGAGTGCGGGCCGTCCGGTGGCGACTGGGTCAGTCGCGGAGGTCCAGCCATGCCACCTGTTCCGGGGTGAGGTCGACGGAGAGGCCCGTCATGGACGATCGGGCTTCCGCGATCGTACGCGGTCCGAAGAGCGGGAACGTCGGGAACGGCTGGTTCAGCACGTAGGCCAGGGCGATCGCCGTGGCGGGGACGCCGAACCGGTCGCCGAGCTCCCGCGCGCGACGGAGCCGCTCGAAGTTCTCGTCGCTGTAGTAGCAGCGGACGAGCTCGGCGTCGCTGGTGTCCTCCGGCGTCGCACGGCCGGTGAAGAAGCCACGGGCCTGCGATGACCACGGCAGCAACGGGACCTGACGCTCCTCGAGCCACGCCTTCGACGCGGCGTCGGTCGCGTGCTCGCAGCCGTCCCACGGCACGTCGTACGCCTCGGCCAGGCCGAAGTGGTTGCTGAGGACCTCGAACTCGTGCTTGCCGTTCGCCCGCGCGTACGCGTTCGCCTCGTCGAAGCGCGCCGGCGTCCAGTTCGACCCGCCGTACACGCGGATGCGGCCGGCGCGGCGGTGCTCGTCGAGGACGTCGACGAACTCCCCCACCGGGATGTCCGGGTTGTCGCGGTGCATCATGTAGATGTCCGCGTAGTCGGTGCCCTGGCGCTCGAGGCTCTCGAGCAGCTGCTTCGTCAGGGACTCCGGGTCGCAGAACGGCGTGTGCGCACCCTTCGTGATGACGACCACGTCCTCGCGGATGCCGCGGTTCTGGATCCACTTGCCGAGCCGGCCCTCGAGCACGCCGCCGCCGTAGATGTAGCCGGTGTCGAACACGTTGCCGCCCTGCTCGACGAACAGGTCGAAGATCGCGCTGGCGTGCGCCAGGTCGGGCTGGTTGTCGACGCCCATCACCAGGCGCGACAGCCGCTTGCCGACACCCGGGATCTCGCCGTACTGCATGGGGTTTCCGTCCTGCACGCGGAGCGGCCGACCGCTCACGGTGGGGATGTCGGCGGACTCGGCCTCGAACGGGTAGCGCAGGCCGATCGCGGCGCGCCACTTGTCGAGGGTGCGGGCGGTCGCGAGCGACTCGTCGATCGTCATCTGTGCTGCCTCGACCGCACCGGCACGCAGGGCGTCGGTGGTGGCGTCGGCCTCACGGGCGTAGGGGTGCTCGCCGGCGAAGGACAGCGTGCGCGGGTCCTCGTCGACGGTGTGCACCTCGATCGTCGGGTCGGCGCCGAGGGTCCACGGGTCGGCGAGCAGGAGGCGACCGCGCGTGCCGTACACCGCGACCGCGTTGTCGTCCTGCACGAAGACGCCGGTGCGGACGGACGCCGTGATGCCGCCGCGGTAGGTCAACTGTGCGACGGTCCACTCGTCCACCCCGGTCGGCCCGAGGGTGCCGGTGGCGGTGAGCTCGGTCGGCTCGGCGACGGCGACACCGGTCGCGGCCTGCACGATCGCGGCGGCCATCGTCACCGGGTACCCGCCGACGTCGAGGATCCCGCCGCCGGCCGTGTCGACGTCGAACAGTCGGCCGGTCCGCTCACCGGTACGGAACGCGAACGAGGCGTCGATGTGGGTGACCTCGCCGATCACGCCGTCCCGCACGAGGTCGAGCAGTGCGGCGGTCTGCGGGTGGAAGCGGTACGTGAACGCCTCGACCAGTGGCAGGCCGGCCTGTCGTGCGGCATCGGCGAGCGCCATGGCGGTGCCGTGGTTCGGGGCGAGGGGCTTCTCGCACAGGACGGCCTTGCCGGCCTCGAGCGCGGCGAGGACGAGCCGCGCGTGACCGGTGTGCACGGTCGAGACGTACACGGCGTCGACGCGCGGGTCGGCGAGGACCTCGTCGTACGTCGCAGCGGAGACGTCGGCGAACCCGAGCTGCGCGGCTTCGTCGGCGAAGGTCTGCGCCCGCTCGGTGGACGAGCTGCCGGCGGCCACCAGGGCACCACCGCTCGCGGGCAGCTGGGAGAGGAAGCGGCGGGCGATGCCCCCGGGGCCGAGGACGGCCCAGCCGGGGCGGTCGGCGACCGTCGAAGTCGGGGTGCTGGCGGTGTTCGCGGTCTGCGCTGACATGCGGATCCTTGTCGTCTCGTGAACCTTCACGGTCACGACGACGCTAGTGCCACACGCCCGGCGGATCAATGCGGAAGTGCTTGACACGGCGT from Curtobacterium sp. MCJR17_020 includes:
- a CDS encoding LacI family DNA-binding transcriptional regulator, with the protein product MAGPPRLTQSPPDGPHSGGRATIIDVAAAAGVSRQTVTRAMNGMSGISATTKERVLAVAASLDYRPSRFGRGLVTGGDHQLGLVVNDLRNPYTPQLASAVFRLAAEQGWNVMLADVDLASDADRMVQALGAQTDVVIGYLGSRRHRWSELLGNVPMVELDPSSDPPTAAVWIDPTDAIEALADHLVATGVRHPVVLDNSSPDHTSARGLLMLDALRRRGYLPELVHAPHGTAECGADETVRILARKRRLDAILAFNDVMALGVLQACRRAGVDVPGQVRVVGVDGLPLGALVSPMLTTLAVDLDAVAREALTLALGMLAGELPRHGAAVQRTVRHSLLVRDSA
- a CDS encoding aldo/keto reductase, with translation MSAQTANTASTPTSTVADRPGWAVLGPGGIARRFLSQLPASGGALVAAGSSSTERAQTFADEAAQLGFADVSAATYDEVLADPRVDAVYVSTVHTGHARLVLAALEAGKAVLCEKPLAPNHGTAMALADAARQAGLPLVEAFTYRFHPQTAALLDLVRDGVIGEVTHIDASFAFRTGERTGRLFDVDTAGGGILDVGGYPVTMAAAIVQAATGVAVAEPTELTATGTLGPTGVDEWTVAQLTYRGGITASVRTGVFVQDDNAVAVYGTRGRLLLADPWTLGADPTIEVHTVDEDPRTLSFAGEHPYAREADATTDALRAGAVEAAQMTIDESLATARTLDKWRAAIGLRYPFEAESADIPTVSGRPLRVQDGNPMQYGEIPGVGKRLSRLVMGVDNQPDLAHASAIFDLFVEQGGNVFDTGYIYGGGVLEGRLGKWIQNRGIREDVVVITKGAHTPFCDPESLTKQLLESLERQGTDYADIYMMHRDNPDIPVGEFVDVLDEHRRAGRIRVYGGSNWTPARFDEANAYARANGKHEFEVLSNHFGLAEAYDVPWDGCEHATDAASKAWLEERQVPLLPWSSQARGFFTGRATPEDTSDAELVRCYYSDENFERLRRARELGDRFGVPATAIALAYVLNQPFPTFPLFGPRTIAEARSSMTGLSVDLTPEQVAWLDLRD